Proteins encoded by one window of Cannabis sativa cultivar Pink pepper isolate KNU-18-1 chromosome 4, ASM2916894v1, whole genome shotgun sequence:
- the LOC115714880 gene encoding uncharacterized protein LOC115714880 isoform X1, with protein sequence MICISPLPCTHYKKVRPYTYNTLQEQENSLNTSIFSGKFQMVKKEMDMGFYNPYHSKEDINGFVDLTLRLGLPIYHKNQNNPNIISQTQMLHPHNQLQPQPQQQAPYFNYIEYAYRLNHFHQEQAMSYKSGGNINLIMNEDVNSSSGSNLKVEQNNNVYLTSNGSYNNSTTYYDALLEEDQVTLAPLPYSYNNRIGESQYNNSGVSDQSVLVMGEVDPDDDFNWCSNCNCSTGFRSYTPIWCNNAPLGSKVACGIMYRKVEEKRAKEESSITY encoded by the exons ATGATATGCATTTCCCCCTTACCTTGTACCCACTATAAAAAGGTCCGCCCCTATACATACAATACACTTCAAGAACAAGAGAATTCTTTGAATACAAGTATATTCTCCG GgaaatttcaaatggtgaaaaAAGAAATGGATATGGGTTTCTATAACCCTTATCATAGCAAAGAAGACATTAATGGCTTTGTGGACCTCACTCTTCGATTAGGATTACCTATTTATCACAAGAACCAAAATAATCCCAATATAATCTCCCAAACCCAGATGCTTCATCCTCATAATCAACTACAACCGCAACCACAACAACAAGCcccatattttaattatatcgAATATGCCTATCGTTTAAACCATTTTCATCAG gaACAAGCCATGTCATATAAGAGTGGTGGCAATATAAACTTGATCATGAATGAAGATGTCAATAGCAGCAGTGGTTCGAATTTGAAAGTTGAACAAAACAATAATGTATACTTAACAAGTAACGGAAGCTACAACAACAGTACTACTTATTATGATGCACTACTGGAAGAAGATCAAGTAACATTAGCTCCTCTTCCTTACAGTTATAATAACA GGATAGGAGAGTCACAGTACAACAATAGTGGTGTAAGTGATCAAAGTGTTCTTGTTATGGGGGAGGTGGATCCTGATGATGATTTCAACTGGTGTTCCAACTGTAATTGTTCTACTGGATTTAGATCATATACCCCTATCTGGTGCAATAATGCTCCTCTGGGCTCCAAG GTTGCTTGTGGAATCATGTATCGGAAAGtagaagagaagagagcaaaggAGGAGAGTAGCATTACTTATTAA
- the LOC115714880 gene encoding uncharacterized protein LOC115714880 isoform X2, whose product MVKKEMDMGFYNPYHSKEDINGFVDLTLRLGLPIYHKNQNNPNIISQTQMLHPHNQLQPQPQQQAPYFNYIEYAYRLNHFHQEQAMSYKSGGNINLIMNEDVNSSSGSNLKVEQNNNVYLTSNGSYNNSTTYYDALLEEDQVTLAPLPYSYNNRIGESQYNNSGVSDQSVLVMGEVDPDDDFNWCSNCNCSTGFRSYTPIWCNNAPLGSKVACGIMYRKVEEKRAKEESSITY is encoded by the exons atggtgaaaaAAGAAATGGATATGGGTTTCTATAACCCTTATCATAGCAAAGAAGACATTAATGGCTTTGTGGACCTCACTCTTCGATTAGGATTACCTATTTATCACAAGAACCAAAATAATCCCAATATAATCTCCCAAACCCAGATGCTTCATCCTCATAATCAACTACAACCGCAACCACAACAACAAGCcccatattttaattatatcgAATATGCCTATCGTTTAAACCATTTTCATCAG gaACAAGCCATGTCATATAAGAGTGGTGGCAATATAAACTTGATCATGAATGAAGATGTCAATAGCAGCAGTGGTTCGAATTTGAAAGTTGAACAAAACAATAATGTATACTTAACAAGTAACGGAAGCTACAACAACAGTACTACTTATTATGATGCACTACTGGAAGAAGATCAAGTAACATTAGCTCCTCTTCCTTACAGTTATAATAACA GGATAGGAGAGTCACAGTACAACAATAGTGGTGTAAGTGATCAAAGTGTTCTTGTTATGGGGGAGGTGGATCCTGATGATGATTTCAACTGGTGTTCCAACTGTAATTGTTCTACTGGATTTAGATCATATACCCCTATCTGGTGCAATAATGCTCCTCTGGGCTCCAAG GTTGCTTGTGGAATCATGTATCGGAAAGtagaagagaagagagcaaaggAGGAGAGTAGCATTACTTATTAA
- the LOC133037251 gene encoding uncharacterized protein LOC133037251, with protein sequence MSLAYSMWPVVLANYNLPPWLCMKDNYFLLSTLIPGAKSPGKDMDIFLRPLVDELKELWNNGVATRDSSTNSMFTMRAALLWTVNDFPARSSLSGWSGQGYKACPTCNEDTTSIRVIGKTSYVGHRRFLPSNHAMRRDTRFDGKAERRPPPRRFTCEEILSQVNALEPQIPGHHENFGGVKRRRVAENCNWRKKSIFYELEYWSTNILKHNIDVMHVEKNVCDSLLGTILDNDKSKDTTNARHDLKKMGIRESLWIYEDGNGRLMKPHAPYVLTREKRQLFCQFVKGIKFPDGFCSNLKSKVSPDESNIIGLKSHDCHVIMQRVLAVGVRKFLPRDTATTITQLCNFFRQLCSRTLNVKDMEDAQNNLILLLCKMELIFPPAFFDIMIHLVLHLPEEAILGGPVFMRWMYPFERYMKKLKNYVGNKARPEGSIAEGYVADEAVTFCSMYFKGCETRFNRLDRNEDAPSVCRYLSVFNSQSRPLTSGLIKPLDHTSREKAEWYILQNSPEIQAYLE encoded by the coding sequence atgagtcTTGCATACAGCATGTGGCCAGTGGTGTTGGCTAACTATAATCTACCACCTTGGTTATGTAtgaaagataattattttttgctcTCTACCCTAATTCCtggtgcaaaatctccaggtaaagacatggatatatttttaagaCCTTTGGTGGATGAATTAAAGGAGTTGTGGAATAATGGGGTAGCAACGAGAGATAGTTCGACCAACTCGATGTTCACCATGCGTGCTGCGCTTTTGTGGACAGTGAATGATTTTCCTGCTCGTAGTAGCTTGTCTGGGTGGAGTGGTCAAGGTTATAAAGCTTGCCCTACTTGTAATGAAGACACGACGTCCATTCGAGTGATCGGGAAGACATCATATGTTGGTCATCGAAGGTTCTTGCCAAGTAACCATGCAATGAGAAGGGATACTCGATTTGATGGTAAAGCTGAAAGAAGACCTCCTCCAAGACGATTTACTTGTGAAGAAATATTATCACAAGTTAATGCTCTCGAACCCCAAATTCCCGGACATCATGAAAATTTTGGGGGCGTGAAACGTAGAAGAGTTGCAGAAAATTGTAATTGgaggaaaaaaagtattttctacGAGTTGGAGTATTGGAGCACGAATATTTTAAAACACAACATTGATGTCATGCATGTTGAGAAGAATGTGTGTGATAGTCTCCTAGGAACCATCTTGGATAATGATAAATCAAAGGACACAACCAATGCGCGCCATGATTTAAAGAAGATGGGTATTAGGGAATCGTTGTGGATTTATGAAGATGGGAATGGGAGGCTAATGAAACCGCATGCTCCTTATGTTTTGACTCGTGAGAAAAGACAACTTTTTTGTCAGTTTGTTAAAGGAATAAAGTTTCCCGATGGCTTCTGTTCAAATTTAAAGAGCAAAGTTTCTCCAGATGAGTCTAACATTATTGGGTTAAAATCCCACGATTGTCATGTCATTATGCAGCGAGTACTAGCGGTTGGTGTCCGTAAATTTCTACCTCGTGACACTGCAACAACTATTACTCAGCTGTGTAATTTTTTTCGACAGTTATGCTCTAGAACTCTAAATGTAAAAGATATGGAGGAtgctcaaaataatttaattctgttattgtgcaagatggaattgatttttcctccagctttttttgacataatgatACACTTGGTATTGCATTTGCCTGAAGAAGCGATATTGGGTGGCCCGGTCTTTATGAGATGGATGTATCCTTTTGAAAGgtacatgaaaaaattgaagaattatGTGGGAAATAAGGCACGTCCTGAAGGGTCAATTGCAGAAGGTTATGTTGCTGATGAGGCAGTAACCTTTTGTTCAATGTACTTTAAAGGGTGTGAAACAAGATTTAATCGGCTTGATCGAAATGAAGATGCGCCTTCTGTTTGTCGCTATCTCTCAGTTTTTaattctcaatctcgtcctttAACTAGCGGACTTATCAAGCCTCTTGATCATACCAGTCGTGAAAAAGCTGAGTGGTACATTCTTCAAAATTCTCCTGAAATCCAAGCTTACTTAGAGTAA
- the LOC133037252 gene encoding RNA polymerase II degradation factor 1-like, which yields METVLGQRSDYQRGVGKRLKGKGKKPIPQTQSTVPPQPTTEMMSTVADIFSAMRATWGGNLTPEQRAQIFNPRFDNFIQTYSQSQSPGGSSSQSHAAPPEQQQQPPSQPQFQPSSQQQFQNLSQQQFEIFLQQQPQSFPQQFPQQQQQSAPPMGNQFLYRTPSESPPLGSNFADFGLFGSSSQENQFFSTPIFNQAELGNLTLGLSSDQAYVPSPPRASGTRTENNPDQDFIIRDLNEDVNE from the coding sequence ATGGAAACAGTCCTAGGCCAAAGATCTGACTATCAAAGAGGCGTGGGTAAAAGGCTCAAGGGCAAAGGAAAGAAACCAATCCCTCAAACTCAATCAACGGTGCCTCCCCAACCAACTACTGAAATGATGAGCACTGTGGCAGATATATTCTCAGCTATGCGTGCCACTTGGGGGGGTAATTTGACGCCTGAACAACGTGCCCAAATATTTAACCCACGCTTTGACAATTTCATTCAAACGTATAGTCAGTCGCAGTCGCCTGGTGGTTCGTCTTCTCAGAGTCATGCCGCTCCTCcggaacagcaacaacaacctcctTCGCAACCACAATTTCAGCCTTCCTCGCAACAACAATTCCAAAATTTGTCACAGCagcaatttgaaatttttttgcagcagcaaccccaatcttttcctcagcagtttcctcagcagcaacaacagtcTGCTCCGCCAATGGGAAATCAGTTCTTATACCGTACACCGTCAGAGTCTCCTCCGCTCGGCTCAAACTTTGctgattttggattatttgggagttcatcgcaggagaaccaatttttttcaactcccattttcaaccaagctgagctcggtaatttaacgctgggtttatcatcagaccaagcgtatgtgccttctccgccacgggcttcggggactcgtaccgaaaataatccagatcaagacttcataattagagacctgaatgaagatgttaatgaataa